Genomic segment of Caproiciproducens sp. NJN-50:
CGGCCTCCGCGTCATTCCCGCCCTTGCTCTTTTTGAACAGCATGCGCGCGCACTGTAGCAGCGACACCGCGCCGGCGCCGATCATGATCCCGTGAGGCATATAATTGATCATCGCCAGATCGGTGGATACAAAGTTCGTGCCGAAGAGATTGGAAATCAGAGCTGCGTCGTGACCGAACAGCGACAGGGTGAAACCGTTGACCTTGATGACGCCGATGACCAGGGAGCCGACGCCAAGGGCCAGCATGGCAAAGAAATCGCCGAACCAGGAAACTCCAAGCAGATCGGTGGGAAGCCCTGCGACTTTTCCGACGCAGCCGATGACCACGCCCACAACCAGAAGCAATGCCTTGCGCCCTTTTTCAACGACCGCAAGAATGGATTCCGCAGCGGCGACGCCCGGAGGCCATGCCCCTTCCGCGGGGAACATCTCGGAGTCGAACGATTTATAGAGGATGGTCGCGTCGATGCAGGTGGCGAGGAAGACACCGATCAGCATCGGGAACATCAGGTCGGCGCGCCCCATGACGACCGGAACGCCGATCGGCAGAAGCAGACTGTTGGCCGCTGAGAAAGTCGCGCCGGAGATTGCCGTCTGAATCAGGTTCTGCCTGTGAATGCTCCTGTATTTTTGCAAAACCGCAACCGGGATGCGGGAAATCAGAATCGCAAATAAGGCGCCTATGATGGACGTGTTCGGGGTGACGCCGGTCCGCACGATCAGTTCCAGCCCGATAATCGCGCCCAAAATGCACATGATGATATTTAGGATCAGTACGGTGGGCTCCCACGCCTTCGGATGCTCCGATGCGGAGATCATCTGATCCTGTGGGATTTTTTCTTTTTCCATAATCCACTCTCCTTGTCGATTGGTCCTGACCGGCCGGCATACCGCGCATCCGGCGGCGGTGCGGTCTCTTTCAAGGCCGGCAGAAGATGCAGCCGCAAGCGCATCTTCTGTTTATAATCTCTCTGCTCCGGATTTCCCTGCTTCTCCTTTCTCCGAGTCGGTAAATCAGTCTGAAACGGCGCTGGAACGATTCCAAAGGGATATATAAAAATGGCGCTCTACTTAATAAAGAAGTACAGCACCATTACTGTCTGATTCTGAATCGGTCTATTTCAGAATTTCAAAAATTCTTTTTTACGCCGTAACCCGATCCGATGCTTTTTCTGTCCGTGTCTTTTATTGTAGCAATTTTACAATTCGAAGTCGATATTCATGCTGAAACAAAATGAAGGATTTTCATATGCATTATGCACATCTATAGATAACGCCTGATTTTCAGGGCAAACCCGAACCGGTACAGATTTTCATTTTGAGATAAATCCACTCCGGTGATCTTCTCAATTTTACCGATGCGATTCGCAAGCGTATTCCGATGGATAAACAGCTTCTCGGCGGTTTTCTGGCGGGCGCCCATATTCTCGGTCAAAACGGCCAGGGTTTTCGCCAGGTCGGTTCCGCGCTGCCGGTCATACTGTTCCAGCTTGCCGATCGTATTCTCCACATACCGGCGGAAGTATACCGTGGAGCAGCTCTTCAGGATTGCCTGTTCGAACCGCACATTCGAAATCATCTGAACCGGGCCGCCGGAGCCCGGGGCCCTGCCTATGGCAATCGCATCGCAGGCTTCCCCGTAATGAAACGGGAGTTCCGCATAAGAGGCACAGGGATCCGAAATCCCGACGGTGACGGAAAGGCCGTGCCGACATTCAATCAGGCTGCGGATTCTGTTGAAAGTCGCCGTGATTTTTTCCGCGGCGACTGATTTCGGCAGCAGAGTTACGAACTTGTCGCTGTGTATGATGACGGCGCAGGGAAAATTCTGCGACAACAGGTGATCCCGAATCAGCTGATGGAGGGATTCCTTTAGATTTTGAATCTTTTCCTCGCTGAGGTTCTGACTCACCGCTTCAAACCGGTCGATATCCGCAACGGCCACGCGCACCGGCGGCAGCGGCCATCGGAGAAGCCTCGCCCGGCTTTCGGCCTCTTCTTTTGTCTTGACATTCCCGGCGAGAAGATCCAGAAAAAGGCTGTTTTGCAGGAAACGCATGTGTTCGTCCAGCTTTTGCAGCTTGGAAATTTCAAGCGCGACGCTGATGGAGGCATGATTGAGCGCGATCAGCTGCATATCGTCCAGATCCGGACCCTGACAAAGAACGATGATGTATCCGCAGATTTGTTTTTTCACCGAAACGCTGCGCACAAACAAGGCGGGCACCTCCGGATTTTCCAGACGGAACAGAACATCGTTTCCGGCAATCTGAGAGGAAATTTGCTTGCTCAGCCTTCGGCCGCCGCTCTGATCGGCTTCGAAAATAGAATCCGGAATCGAAGATCCCTTTCCGGCGGCGGCCAGGACCGAATAGGTGCGGGACACAATGAACACCGGAAGCGCAATCAGATTGGCCAGGGTTTTCGCAATGTTGTCAAAACTGCCGTTATTCAGTTCCAGTTCCAGAAACTTCCGGTTCATGCGTTCGGAAAACTCAAGATTGTGGTAATGCTCGTCCACAATCGCTTTCATCAGCGGCATTGTGATTTCCACAGTCGGAATCTCCTTGGGGATCTCGATCAGAGGAACGCCCATCTCGTCGGCCAACCGGATGGTCTCGCCGGAGATATCTCCCAAAAACCTCGTTTTAATGGC
This window contains:
- a CDS encoding OPT/YSL family transporter, whose product is MEKEKIPQDQMISASEHPKAWEPTVLILNIIMCILGAIIGLELIVRTGVTPNTSIIGALFAILISRIPVAVLQKYRSIHRQNLIQTAISGATFSAANSLLLPIGVPVVMGRADLMFPMLIGVFLATCIDATILYKSFDSEMFPAEGAWPPGVAAAESILAVVEKGRKALLLVVGVVIGCVGKVAGLPTDLLGVSWFGDFFAMLALGVGSLVIGVIKVNGFTLSLFGHDAALISNLFGTNFVSTDLAMINYMPHGIMIGAGAVSLLQCARMLFKKSKGGNDAEAGKFTTSMGTLKKTLGWGYVAYLGTAVLLALITGIVSDMSFISLILWVIFSAFAAIASELIVGISAMYSGWFPGFATALIFLLVGMLLGFPQMPLAILVGYTAATGPAFSDMAYDLKCGYILRGSGADPELEKEGRKQQYYSEMISFVIAFCMVAFLANRYFGQGLFAPVSKTFATTIAAGTNAEVAKWLFIWAIPGAIIQLVGGKRQIGILFATGLLVGNIMNGITILIGLLIRLVAVKRNKENEQVLNILGAGALAGAAVYSFFTATLGLAKKK
- a CDS encoding PucR family transcriptional regulator; its protein translation is MSIVVSDALKIGALSSCKLIAGKDGLNRKVSYIDTMEVPNIQPWLKKNLLLITTGYSIKDDPEALPRLIVDLQKAGAAGLAIKTRFLGDISGETIRLADEMGVPLIEIPKEIPTVEITMPLMKAIVDEHYHNLEFSERMNRKFLELELNNGSFDNIAKTLANLIALPVFIVSRTYSVLAAAGKGSSIPDSIFEADQSGGRRLSKQISSQIAGNDVLFRLENPEVPALFVRSVSVKKQICGYIIVLCQGPDLDDMQLIALNHASISVALEISKLQKLDEHMRFLQNSLFLDLLAGNVKTKEEAESRARLLRWPLPPVRVAVADIDRFEAVSQNLSEEKIQNLKESLHQLIRDHLLSQNFPCAVIIHSDKFVTLLPKSVAAEKITATFNRIRSLIECRHGLSVTVGISDPCASYAELPFHYGEACDAIAIGRAPGSGGPVQMISNVRFEQAILKSCSTVYFRRYVENTIGKLEQYDRQRGTDLAKTLAVLTENMGARQKTAEKLFIHRNTLANRIGKIEKITGVDLSQNENLYRFGFALKIRRYL